In Pseudorasbora parva isolate DD20220531a chromosome 1, ASM2467924v1, whole genome shotgun sequence, the DNA window aggcacaagtctgtgcacccatagccatactttgaaagtatgtttcagttaaaaaaaaaaaaaaaaatcaagattagtatAGTTGGCATatactaatataatataaaaaatataaacatctgggagaaagagaagagtaaagttgggagaatatcagatgcgtatcagtgtattggatccgtgcattcggcgttaaagtgacagcagctttgtaaagagctttgtaacatatatacaagtatttaaattagtcatatgctagtacgtcagatggagcatcactgaatgacttaaaccatgatgacagtgtgcatttatacaacaataataaaataatgcattggcataaaaaaggaaatttactttgatacttaagtacttttgaaaacaaatacttctctacttttacttgagtaaaagtctgtttttacaactttcacttgtaatggagtaatatttgaccagtagtacttttacttttactcaagtaatagagttgtgtactttgtccacatCTGgtttatacatacatatatatatttacaactatatatatatatgtatatatatatatatatatatatatatatatatatatatatatatatatatatatatatatatatatttacaactatatatatatatatatatatgtacaagtttacaactttcacttgtaatggagtaatatttgaccagtagtacttttacttttactcaagtaatagagttgtgtactttgtccacatCTGgtttatacatacatatatatatatatatatatatatatatatatatatatatatatatatatatatatatatatatatatatatatatatatatatatatatatatatatatatatatatatatatatatatataaacatatataaatatatctatAAACAGATGAGGATTAGTGGAACTGAAGGTTTCAGAAGagagacacatacacatacgaTCATTGTCATGCGGTGGATCTGGCCAATTGTGGAACAGCTGTCATCATCAGCACCTGTGCAGCCACTCTGGAGAAGTTGTGCAGAATTATCCggcattttgatttaaaaaccattaaaaacaatTGAATACGCCAGCAAGCCACGTGAaaataaaacaactttttggtggacacacggccatAATTTCATCTCAGTGCCAAACTATTCAAATTAAACTAGAAAAATAATGTCAAGGGTTAGATTAGGTAAAATAAAGTACCCTTCAAAATATTTTGGGTCAGTACAAGTCTTTGTAaggatgcatttaattgataAACAATTGATtagtgacagtaaaaacatttataattttacaaaagatttattttttattcatcaaagaatcctgaaaaaatgtgttagtttttgcaaaaatattaaaggtgcactatgcaactttccatccgctagagggcgtctattcaaaacaaaggtgtagtttgatgacgctaagtttgagcgcagtatcttgggacatgtggtcttcccctcacagccggtgtaaaataggactcgggtagaaatcatgttcatgaatgcggttattaacgttactgtagtgtaaagcagagcaggaccgagtgttgtttAGCTGAGCACTGCTGCTGGAgcaattgttacacaaacacacggcttgcgagaaacaggacttttattatgacgggacgggacacagtcgccagggCACCCGcactatttctgcttttccggttATAAGTTTGAAGTAGCGCaagtttgtttaaaatgatgttatgacgttactctgtgcattcactcagtggctgctgtgacatgttcacactgctaagagtaaagcgcttctgcagaataaaaccagatctcgagggtaacgcagatatgaagAAATTGACAGGCGATTTCcttcagacgtcccggctccttggttaaaatagcaaatttctcacaatttacaaatagttggaaacatttggcatattgtaagtactcaacttaacaaaatatataacactggtctagtggtttttggatattttactgccaAAATACTACATAGAGCACCTTTAAGCAGCTCAAAATGGTGTCTaactttgataataataagGAATGTTTCTGGtcactgtggcaaggggggcgtggttcagcgaggtctgcagcgggagagagagccgcgggacaagcggtacgtgagtgggttggaagcagattaataacacctgtctcttgttctagtaatgagcgcggagaggggataaaacatcagtggaaccggagatcgaggagagagagagcccggacggttgatgccaaaccccccttacagagactgagttaccggaagccggaagtgccgacccggaagtgactgagcGATCGTTGTTCATTGAGATACCACACCACAGAGTGTGTTGGCAAAGAtattgagtttaataaagatacagcatcaaccgtccagccgaccccttgtcctcttccttccttatcatatcgaactttgctacagtggtgccgaaacccgggaaggaagtaggaccgcgccgccgccatgactactccaacgccctccgccacgccgtttgcggacattatcacctctctcgcggccctccaccagaaTCAACATCAGGCCATGCTGGAgctgcgggcggaccaggagcgtcgattcgaggccatcgtccgcggccagcaagaggaccgcgagaggttccggagctggatagaccgggaggttcacaccgaagccgccgggctcgccagcgcaccggtccacgtgcccctacacaagatggggccacaggacgatcccgaggccttcatagACCTTTTTCAGAAAgcggcggaggcctgcgggtggccccgggcacagtggccggtgcgccttatTCCATTGCTCagcggagaagcccaggcggccgcccaacaactgccggtggcgaacctcctggattacgacgatctgaagagggccatcattcAGCGGGTCGGTCGGACCCCCGAACAACACCGTCAGCGGTTCCGCTCGCTTGAGTGGGGGGAGACCGGccggcccttcgcgatggcccaccagctccgggacgcctgccgcaaatggctattggccggtggaagcgacgtggaccacatcgtcgatctggtggtactggaacagttcatcgctcggcttcccaagaagaccgccgagtgggtccagtgccaccggcccacgtcgctgacgacggccatcaacctggcggaggaccatctggtggcgtgcccaggggtcggcgaaccccgtttaacttctccctctttctctcccccctctgtctctccttctcctcctgtccctctccctaggtcccgccctccagggccccctcgtattccccccagaggtcggggtggaatgggcccagggcaatacgggagttcgagggccccgcccaggggggcggggctgctggggtcgggcggggacatcggttccggttccaccccccctccgcgctcatattccaacccactccccgccgcaggggcggcgggcaggcctgggctggcctgctggcggtgcggtgacccggaccattttgtggaccgatgtccaatgatggatatcgggacaatgatccgggtcccggacgtccagcggaccacccctgatcaagcaggagagtaccaagttcctgtgagtatcaa includes these proteins:
- the LOC137074102 gene encoding uncharacterized protein, with translation MTTPTPSATPFADIITSLAALHQNQHQAMLELRADQERRFEAIVRGQQEDRERFRSWIDREVHTEAAGLASAPVHVPLHKMGPQDDPEAFIDLFQKAAEACGWPRAQWPVRLIPLLSGEAQAAAQQLPVANLLDYDDLKRAIIQRVGRTPEQHRQRFRSLEWGETGRPFAMAHQLRDACRKWLLAGGSDVDHIVDLVVLEQFIARLPKKTAEWVQCHRPTSLTTAINLAEDHLVACPGVGEPRLTSPSFSPPSVSPSPPVPLPRSRPPGPPRIPPRGRGGMGPGQYGSSRAPPRGAGLLGSGGDIGSGSTPPPRSYSNPLPAAGAAGRPGLACWRCGDPDHFVDRCPMMDIGTMIRVPDVQRTTPDQAGEYQVP